The window TGCTGAAGGAGCCAGCAGAGAGGGAGCATTTCTACCAGGCAAGGCAGCTTCATTCTAAAGCGAGTCTTATCGTGCGCTGCATCCTGTCACTGTTGGAGTATAGAGTAACAATCTGCTACCTTTGTTCTCCACAGGAGGTTTTTCCAACAGAATACGGCCTCAGCTACGACACAGACATGCAGCTCCTCGTGTGGGAGTTTCTCTCTAAACTGGAAAAACTCCTTCCAGTACCAGACCTGAGTCAGGTAAGGAAATGATATCACATTACAGTAGGTGCTGCTTGAAACATGTTCAGGAAAGTGTTGATGGACTAAGAAGTGAACAGTACAACTTAAATGATCTCAGCTGAAAgctctttttgctttttctgcctttttgtgtgtaaatgtaattaacTAGGTTAGATTTCTAAAGTAAGTAAGAAGGATGATATGTTATGTGTCACATTTCACCCTGAACTGATTGTATGATCACTGTGGATCATGTTCTTGCTGACTGTCCATAAACAGACAGTTTCATGGCTGACCTCTGCCCCCTCTGTACTGAGGGACTACTTGGAAGCGCTCTCCAGTCCTGAGGACCTGACGTCTCTCCTGCAGCACCACAAATGCCTTGAGCACCTTGGAACACAAGGTAAAAACAGATTCATCTGCCATGTCTTAAAGCTTTTCCTCTCATCCACTTTAATCCAGGCCTGCTGTGTTTGACCAGTGTAAAGAGCTGGAAACCATTCACAAACATTCTACTGGGTAAATATGAAGTAGCAGGAGGCACATGAGTATCTTTTGTTTGTCCTACAGCAGCAGTGGTTCGTGGGTTCATGTCATTTGATCTGCCTGGAGGAGACTGGATCATAAAaagactttgtttgtttatatatggTGCATGAAGTGTGAAGTATCAGAAGAAGCAGGTCTAGGTGATAAATAACTGTAAAAGTATCAACGGAGAAAtgcatttaaaggtccagtttgagATTTAGTATCTAGATATTagtatctattggcaggaatggaatacaatattcatgtatgtatgtacgtatgtatcaagtatgtttccattagtatatgctcagctgaaaataagacttgtgtcttaaaatgagccttctATGTCTACAATCAAAGAGGGTCCTCTTctatggagtccaccatgtttgaccaccatttttatacagtagcccagaacagacaaaccgaACATCTAgatctagatatggacttttACCCAAGTTTCTCTTACATGCTTGGTaggagagggtgagacgtgggagagtattcatttggttgcaatctgcaacttcaccgctaAGACCTGAACCCACAGCCCCATCCAGGTGTCTGAACCTGGCAGTGTTGCAGATGAAAGACGGTTAAATACGGCTGGCCGTACTTAagggaaacaaaacagctacttatgttttctgtgttttgcataGGTACCACCGTGGAGATGTCCACCCAGGTCTTTGCCTGCTCAGAGTGTCCATTCTTCCACATGCAGGAGTCCTACCTGCTGCAGCACATTGAGCAAAGTCACCCTGAGCAGTATAGCAAACTCCAGAGGGCCGCAGAGAAAGCTGAAGCCCCCAAGAAGAAGGTCAAGCGTCCTGAGTTCCCAAAGCCTTTCCCCATCCATGACAGACCCAACCCCTACATGTGCCAGGAGTGTGGCAAAACATTCACACGTGCCTCAGACGTGACGCGACACCAACGGACGCACACGGGTGAGCGCCCGTACACCTGTGAGGAATGCAAGAAGGGCTTCAAGAACTCCTGGGATCTGACCAGACATCAGCGCATCCACACCGGGGAACGACCATTCCTCTGCTCCCAGTGTGGCAAACGCTTCACGCAGATGGGGCTGCTCAAGCTGCATTTCGAACGAACTGCCTGCGGCCAGACTTGCAACCCTCCCCTCGACTTGGCGACAGAGGTCGTAGAAGTGGAAGAGACGACGGACAAAGGGGACGGTCAATACAAATGCCAGAAATGTGGCGAGAGCTTCGGTAGCATCCTGGAGAGGATGAGGCACAGGCAGAGGCACGTGGTGAGGCGTCAGTACAAATGCTCCCAGTGCGAGAAGATCTACAGTCGAGCGTCGGACCTCAAGAGGCACCAGATGAAACACACTGGTGAGCGGCCGTTTGCGTGCGAGTGTGGGAAAAGCTTCACGCACGTGTGGCTTCTGAACAAGCATCAGCAGATCCACACCAGGGAGCGTCCCTACCCTTGCACGGAGTGCGGGAAGAGCTTCACGCAACTCCAGATCCTTAACAGGCACCTGCTGACCCACAACGGCCAGCGGCCTTTTCAGTGCTCCTACTGCGAGAAGAGCTTCACCCAGCTCGCCAGCCTCACGCGCCACGAACGAATCCACACAGGCGAGAGGCCGTACGTCTGCACCACCTGCGAGAAGACGTTCCTCACGCACGGAGAGCTAGTGAGGCATCAGCGCAGCCACAGTAACTTTAGGCCGTTCAGCTGCTCACAGTGCCCCAAGAGCTTTAAGACCAAGCGAGCGCAGAGTGAGCACCTCAACACGCACACAGGAGAGCGGCCATTTGCGTGCACCTACTGCGGGAAGAGGTTCGCCAAGTCCACCTCGCTCGTCCGGCATAACCTGACTCACACAGGGGAACGGCCCCACCAGT is drawn from Larimichthys crocea isolate SSNF unplaced genomic scaffold, L_crocea_2.0 scaffold268, whole genome shotgun sequence and contains these coding sequences:
- the LOC104922659 gene encoding zinc finger protein 2 homolog isoform X1 — its product is MEMTGRPCQVENTDIFLPLSSLRLLIPPLRLLSAAMWQVAQQREVLDYEKLDEFVTLVTATVPDLLSPKQRGKLLLRLRAKIILELCRNEETANILCIQPHLERIRPPGYTGSGDAEVDAEEAIFVALIQTLLKEPAEREHFYQEVFPTEYGLSYDTDMQLLVWEFLSKLEKLLPVPDLSQTVSWLTSAPSVLRDYLEALSSPEDLTSLLQHHKCLEHLGTQGTTVEMSTQVFACSECPFFHMQESYLLQHIEQSHPEQYSKLQRAAEKAEAPKKKVKRPEFPKPFPIHDRPNPYMCQECGKTFTRASDVTRHQRTHTGERPYTCEECKKGFKNSWDLTRHQRIHTGERPFLCSQCGKRFTQMGLLKLHFERTACGQTCNPPLDLATEVVEVEETTDKGDGQYKCQKCGESFGSILERMRHRQRHVVRRQYKCSQCEKIYSRASDLKRHQMKHTGERPFACECGKSFTHVWLLNKHQQIHTRERPYPCTECGKSFTQLQILNRHLLTHNGQRPFQCSYCEKSFTQLASLTRHERIHTGERPYVCTTCEKTFLTHGELVRHQRSHSNFRPFSCSQCPKSFKTKRAQSEHLNTHTGERPFACTYCGKRFAKSTSLVRHNLTHTGERPHQCSQCGKTFLTSGELLLHIRIHTGERPYPCSYCERRFRCSSDLNMHVRTHTGEKPHSCLLCKKSFSTSTRLKRHTRTHMEKGIVVESFSL
- the LOC104922659 gene encoding zinc finger protein 2 homolog isoform X2, whose product is MWQVAQQREVLDYEKLDEFVTLVTATVPDLLSPKQRGKLLLRLRAKIILELCRNEETANILCIQPHLERIRPPGYTGSGDAEVDAEEAIFVALIQTLLKEPAEREHFYQEVFPTEYGLSYDTDMQLLVWEFLSKLEKLLPVPDLSQTVSWLTSAPSVLRDYLEALSSPEDLTSLLQHHKCLEHLGTQGTTVEMSTQVFACSECPFFHMQESYLLQHIEQSHPEQYSKLQRAAEKAEAPKKKVKRPEFPKPFPIHDRPNPYMCQECGKTFTRASDVTRHQRTHTGERPYTCEECKKGFKNSWDLTRHQRIHTGERPFLCSQCGKRFTQMGLLKLHFERTACGQTCNPPLDLATEVVEVEETTDKGDGQYKCQKCGESFGSILERMRHRQRHVVRRQYKCSQCEKIYSRASDLKRHQMKHTGERPFACECGKSFTHVWLLNKHQQIHTRERPYPCTECGKSFTQLQILNRHLLTHNGQRPFQCSYCEKSFTQLASLTRHERIHTGERPYVCTTCEKTFLTHGELVRHQRSHSNFRPFSCSQCPKSFKTKRAQSEHLNTHTGERPFACTYCGKRFAKSTSLVRHNLTHTGERPHQCSQCGKTFLTSGELLLHIRIHTGERPYPCSYCERRFRCSSDLNMHVRTHTGEKPHSCLLCKKSFSTSTRLKRHTRTHMEKGIVVESFSL